Proteins from a genomic interval of Gemmatimonas sp.:
- a CDS encoding Rid family hydrolase has protein sequence MPHADAPSDRPWTPVVLPNLPAPAGAYSPGVRTANMGSLLFVSGQTPRDQATGDIVEGDVEAQTRLTLANMERILIAGGATLANVVSITVYLADENDWGTFDRVYRSVFSAPYPARAVVGASLRGIRVEISAIAAL, from the coding sequence ATGCCACACGCTGACGCACCGTCCGATCGCCCGTGGACTCCGGTCGTGCTGCCCAACCTGCCGGCCCCTGCGGGAGCCTACTCTCCGGGCGTGCGCACCGCAAATATGGGGAGTCTGTTGTTCGTGTCCGGCCAGACGCCGCGGGACCAGGCCACCGGGGACATCGTCGAAGGCGACGTTGAAGCACAGACCCGCCTCACGCTGGCAAACATGGAGCGTATTCTGATCGCCGGCGGCGCCACGCTGGCCAACGTGGTCAGCATCACGGTGTATCTGGCCGATGAGAACGATTGGGGCACGTTCGATCGCGTGTATCGCTCGGTGTTCTCGGCGCCGTACCCGGCCCGCGCCGTGGTCGGTGCATCGCTGCGCGGTATCCGCGTCGAGATCTCGGCGATCGCTGCCCTCTAG